A genomic stretch from Halalkalibacillus sediminis includes:
- a CDS encoding potassium channel family protein, which produces MIIRMLIQRVSRIQNRHIYSALLVLFIFFSAYLMRLIEPETFDSYFNSLWWVMTTVTTVGYGDVSPTTTAGQIYAMTAVYIVGIGLMGLVIGYIVDAFQVYRKKKEEGKLAYKSEGHYIIVNYTKRSKETIEELLHIHDDKEIVIIDEDLDKKPSTDDRIHFVSGNPAEHRTLHQSNIKKSHAVLIFAPDNMKNYSLADGQTLLIATTIEGLGKEENFEVYTIAEILNDQHINAFQHADVDEFVTPYHMSARLIAKSASYRSASEVFRQLTSSRYGNDIYSIRKKKHWKTYRDAYQDLLESGATLLANGKEVGIAKKLNEPIPEQSELLIVCDQETYEAIK; this is translated from the coding sequence ATGATTATACGAATGTTGATTCAAAGAGTATCAAGGATACAAAACAGGCATATATACTCTGCTTTATTAGTGTTATTTATTTTCTTTTCAGCATATCTTATGCGCTTGATCGAACCAGAAACATTCGATTCTTATTTCAACTCACTCTGGTGGGTGATGACAACTGTGACTACTGTAGGATATGGAGATGTATCTCCCACAACCACTGCAGGTCAAATTTACGCGATGACAGCTGTTTACATAGTAGGTATTGGATTGATGGGGTTAGTGATAGGTTACATTGTTGACGCATTTCAAGTGTACCGTAAAAAGAAGGAGGAAGGTAAATTGGCTTACAAAAGTGAAGGACATTATATAATCGTAAATTATACAAAGCGCTCTAAAGAAACGATTGAAGAATTATTACACATTCATGATGACAAAGAAATCGTGATTATTGATGAGGATCTTGATAAAAAACCTTCAACAGACGATCGCATCCATTTTGTATCAGGAAATCCAGCTGAACACCGCACATTACACCAATCCAACATTAAGAAATCTCATGCCGTATTGATATTCGCCCCTGATAATATGAAAAATTATAGTTTAGCTGACGGGCAAACGTTATTAATAGCGACTACTATTGAAGGTTTAGGAAAAGAAGAAAATTTTGAAGTATATACAATCGCTGAAATTTTAAATGACCAACATATAAATGCGTTTCAACACGCGGATGTAGATGAATTCGTCACCCCTTATCATATGAGTGCTCGTTTAATTGCTAAAAGTGCGAGCTATAGAAGTGCCAGTGAAGTATTTCGACAACTCACTTCTTCAAGGTATGGAAATGATATTTACTCCATTCGAAAGAAGAAACACTGGAAAACATATAGAGATGCTTATCAAGACCTTCTTGAATCGGGGGCCACTCTTTTGGCTAACGGAAAGGAAGTTGGGATCGCTAAAAAACTGAACGAGCCTATCCCAGAACAATCAGAGTTGTTGATCGTTTGCGACCAAGAGACATATGAGGCGATAAAATAA
- a CDS encoding serine hydrolase domain-containing protein: MDTKKCDKIFNQAIKSKQVHEFVLFVENSNGDFSYKNEYGDKSIDSPLLMASITKMFTTTCILILLEQDKLSLDDKVSRFVDKKKLSELHMYNGQEYSFDLTISSLLFQTSGLPDIFEERKDSLKKRVLQEDFNINFDEIIKLTKQLKPHFAPDAIKRAYYADVNFEILGEIIETITASSLEDAFQSFIFKPLGLEKTYLPQNEHDFIPSIYYKERYISRPKFIKSSRASGGGISTARELMIFLKAFFRGKFFKKEVFHQLNKYKKLQTSMYPIQYGGGYMRIPLNGLSTVFVGKGELVGHSGSTGSFAFYYPHKDLFLVGDVNQFANPALPIRLAMRIALSIK; encoded by the coding sequence ATGGATACTAAAAAATGTGATAAAATCTTTAATCAAGCTATAAAATCAAAGCAAGTTCATGAATTCGTACTATTTGTTGAAAATTCAAATGGAGACTTTTCGTACAAGAATGAATATGGAGATAAAAGTATAGATTCTCCATTACTTATGGCTAGTATCACAAAGATGTTTACAACCACTTGCATTTTGATATTGTTGGAACAAGATAAGTTGTCACTAGATGATAAGGTATCAAGGTTTGTCGACAAAAAGAAATTGAGTGAACTTCATATGTATAATGGACAGGAATATTCTTTTGATTTGACCATTTCTAGTTTATTATTCCAAACTAGTGGCCTCCCAGATATCTTTGAAGAAAGAAAAGATAGCCTTAAAAAACGCGTCCTTCAAGAAGATTTTAATATTAATTTTGATGAAATCATAAAGTTGACCAAACAATTGAAACCACACTTCGCACCCGACGCGATTAAGAGAGCATATTATGCAGATGTCAATTTTGAAATACTCGGAGAGATTATCGAAACCATTACTGCTTCCTCACTAGAAGATGCTTTCCAGTCCTTTATTTTTAAACCATTGGGACTTGAGAAAACATATTTACCTCAAAACGAACATGATTTTATTCCCAGTATTTATTATAAAGAAAGATACATTTCCCGTCCGAAATTTATTAAAAGCTCACGTGCTAGCGGTGGAGGTATTAGCACAGCACGTGAATTAATGATTTTTCTCAAAGCCTTCTTTCGAGGGAAATTTTTTAAAAAAGAGGTTTTTCATCAACTAAATAAATATAAAAAGTTACAAACTTCCATGTATCCTATTCAATATGGAGGTGGCTACATGCGAATACCATTAAATGGCCTTTCAACAGTTTTTGTTGGAAAAGGAGAGTTAGTTGGGCACTCTGGTTCAACAGGATCATTTGCTTTTTATTATCCTCATAAGGATTTGTTCTTAGTAGGAGATGTAAATCAGTTTGCTAACCCTGCATTACCAATACGATTGGCAATGCGGATTGCTCTATCGATTAAATAA
- a CDS encoding CAP domain-containing protein, translated as MNKLFRLLLVMTVLIGSVYYLYTETEAFDEFSTEEIPQNFEEEGAKILETLDPLTEAETYENLYSRLKQELEMISYYLPFGDKANPMTQADYNGEIQTVDREEELVAKINQKREEESLEEFEQLDELTVAARTKSSDMVDNDYVSLESEEYGGTKELMDRFGIPYHSVAGSISAGEEGVDEVFEELMSKDFSDYVVNENYTHVGVGYEEGGEYGHYWTVYFIEHQPEENIQSFEKEVFHLVNERREEHGLEPLKYDFELANVAREKSRDMRDSEYFAHESPNYGPPHEMINQFDIPNSGSAENIAAGQRTPEEVMEGWMNSDGHRANILHEDLTHIGVGYTQGGPYRTYWTQMFVRR; from the coding sequence GTGAACAAATTGTTTAGACTATTATTGGTTATGACCGTCCTAATCGGTTCGGTTTATTATTTATATACTGAGACAGAGGCTTTTGATGAGTTTTCAACAGAAGAGATTCCTCAAAATTTTGAAGAGGAAGGCGCAAAGATCTTAGAAACATTGGATCCTCTGACAGAGGCTGAAACGTATGAAAACTTGTATTCAAGATTGAAGCAAGAATTAGAAATGATTTCGTATTATTTACCGTTCGGTGATAAGGCGAATCCGATGACTCAAGCGGATTATAATGGTGAAATACAAACCGTCGACCGTGAGGAAGAATTGGTGGCCAAAATTAATCAAAAACGAGAAGAAGAATCACTGGAAGAGTTTGAACAGCTTGACGAGCTTACCGTCGCTGCTAGAACCAAATCAAGCGACATGGTCGACAATGATTATGTCTCATTGGAATCGGAGGAATACGGAGGCACCAAAGAATTGATGGACCGCTTCGGGATACCGTACCACTCTGTTGCCGGGAGTATTTCTGCTGGAGAAGAGGGTGTAGATGAAGTCTTTGAAGAATTGATGTCCAAAGATTTCTCTGACTATGTGGTTAATGAAAATTACACTCATGTAGGAGTTGGTTATGAAGAGGGAGGAGAATATGGCCATTATTGGACTGTCTATTTCATTGAACATCAACCAGAGGAAAACATTCAATCTTTTGAAAAAGAAGTTTTTCATTTAGTGAATGAGAGACGTGAAGAACACGGATTGGAACCTCTGAAGTACGATTTCGAGTTGGCGAATGTTGCTCGAGAGAAGTCGAGAGATATGCGTGATAGTGAATATTTTGCTCATGAGTCTCCCAATTATGGACCACCACATGAAATGATCAACCAGTTTGACATTCCTAATTCAGGGTCAGCGGAAAATATCGCTGCAGGGCAGCGTACACCTGAAGAAGTGATGGAAGGCTGGATGAATAGTGATGGCCACAGGGCGAATATTCTACATGAAGATTTGACGCACATTGGAGTAGGTTACACACAAGGTGGGCCTTACAGAACGTATTGGACACAAATGTTTGTTAGAAGGTAA
- a CDS encoding carboxymuconolactone decarboxylase family protein, translating to MNHEEPKNFFDQSVLDYKEGTNYLKEKLPKMTQGYFDFTKACFEPGNLDEKTKQLMAIGISIYAQDEYCIIYHTKGAVEHGAEEQEILETIAISAALGGGAAFAQGVTLAMDTFHHYSNQQH from the coding sequence ATGAATCATGAAGAACCAAAGAATTTTTTTGATCAATCCGTCTTAGATTATAAAGAAGGTACGAACTATCTGAAAGAAAAGTTACCGAAGATGACACAAGGATACTTTGACTTTACGAAAGCTTGTTTTGAACCAGGAAACCTTGATGAGAAAACAAAACAGCTCATGGCGATCGGGATTAGCATTTATGCCCAGGATGAGTACTGTATCATTTACCACACGAAAGGTGCTGTAGAGCACGGCGCTGAAGAGCAAGAAATTTTAGAGACAATTGCTATAAGTGCTGCTCTTGGTGGCGGCGCTGCTTTCGCCCAAGGTGTTACACTTGCTATGGATACTTTCCACCACTATTCTAACCAACAACATTAA
- a CDS encoding metallophosphoesterase family protein gives MESKIAIITDIHGNSAALRAVLNDIDKDKQIKHIYCLGDLIGIGHETNEVLEMLFSRKDISFVKGNHDEAVLHILEGKEPESVGEEKEHHKWIATGLDDKYIPKLRSLPKKQHKKINELDFLFVHYHLNDKNEFESIDTQPTLEKLDEIYKTVNADVVCFGHHHIVHHFKSKNRLYLNPSSLGCNHKPFAPYAKLHMGKSGQIDTIFIEVPYDNKEFLLTYEKLNVPAKEFILKNFYGEQHLQYI, from the coding sequence ATGGAAAGTAAAATTGCAATTATAACTGATATTCATGGTAATAGTGCAGCGTTAAGGGCTGTATTAAATGATATCGACAAAGATAAGCAAATTAAACATATTTATTGTCTTGGTGATTTAATAGGTATTGGTCATGAAACTAATGAAGTTCTTGAAATGTTGTTTTCTCGTAAGGATATATCATTTGTAAAGGGAAATCATGATGAAGCTGTACTTCATATACTTGAGGGGAAAGAACCAGAAAGTGTTGGTGAAGAAAAAGAGCACCATAAATGGATTGCAACAGGGTTAGATGATAAATATATTCCTAAATTACGAAGCCTTCCAAAAAAACAACACAAAAAAATAAATGAATTAGATTTTTTGTTTGTTCATTATCACTTAAATGATAAAAATGAATTTGAATCAATTGATACACAACCCACCTTGGAAAAACTAGATGAAATTTATAAAACCGTTAATGCAGATGTTGTCTGTTTTGGGCATCACCATATAGTTCATCACTTTAAGTCGAAAAATAGACTTTATCTTAATCCAAGTTCATTAGGGTGTAATCATAAACCTTTTGCACCATATGCTAAATTACATATGGGTAAATCAGGTCAAATAGACACTATATTTATTGAAGTGCCTTATGATAACAAAGAATTTTTACTAACGTACGAAAAGCTAAATGTTCCCGCTAAGGAGTTTATTTTGAAAAACTTTTATGGTGAACAACACTTACAATATATCTAA
- a CDS encoding Imm30 family immunity protein — protein sequence MNIHQEIEKLKNSNLLKSDKDINDFEEAITRIVGVGDINCIKYLCARFHDGTEHDEIMFGLIHAIESFDQNYPLYDTLKELAKSVPLMFPHAKEWAKTLHKRILNHKPTLEVYIDVVSRSETTTKNLIAEIVTEIKHKNPSRFEESADRFLSSI from the coding sequence TTGAATATTCACCAAGAGATAGAAAAGCTAAAAAATAGTAATTTACTCAAAAGTGATAAGGATATTAATGATTTTGAAGAAGCCATTACACGCATTGTAGGTGTTGGAGATATAAACTGTATTAAATACCTATGTGCTCGTTTTCATGATGGTACAGAACATGATGAGATTATGTTTGGTTTAATCCATGCAATTGAATCATTCGACCAAAATTATCCCTTATACGACACCTTAAAGGAATTAGCTAAATCAGTACCACTTATGTTTCCTCACGCAAAAGAATGGGCTAAAACTTTACATAAACGAATTTTAAATCATAAACCCACGCTTGAAGTATATATAGATGTTGTATCAAGGAGTGAAACAACTACCAAGAATTTAATTGCAGAAATTGTAACTGAAATAAAACATAAAAATCCTTCAAGGTTTGAAGAATCAGCAGATAGGTTTTTAAGTTCAATATAA
- a CDS encoding DUF4272 domain-containing protein, protein MESLWALVWVLGINKNFKVDEPVGDDLIQMVPDVRKTQNFTTLKAKTLILNEKEIYQQADFYYRVHWYCVDTRLKGGKLQ, encoded by the coding sequence GTGGAAAGCCTTTGGGCTTTAGTTTGGGTGCTAGGTATAAACAAGAACTTTAAAGTTGATGAACCAGTAGGCGATGATTTAATACAAATGGTTCCTGACGTAAGGAAAACACAGAATTTTACTACATTAAAAGCCAAAACTTTAATACTAAACGAGAAGGAAATTTATCAACAAGCTGATTTTTATTATCGAGTCCATTGGTATTGTGTAGATACTAGGTTAAAGGGGGGTAAACTTCAGTAA
- a CDS encoding DUF4272 domain-containing protein encodes MELQFNQIKKRSEERIKKYGANINQYLPILEYRGVRSNDEIIKRGTIMAGMVYIAHQAPTSVVSEWIVEQGIYSYVTEFERGILDKNEEEVTFRRDFED; translated from the coding sequence GTGGAACTCCAATTTAACCAAATAAAGAAAAGGTCAGAAGAAAGAATTAAAAAATATGGAGCAAATATTAACCAATACTTACCTATACTTGAATACCGGGGTGTACGAAGTAACGATGAAATTATTAAAAGAGGAACTATAATGGCTGGTATGGTGTATATCGCACATCAAGCTCCAACATCCGTTGTTAGTGAATGGATTGTAGAACAGGGTATATATTCATATGTCACAGAGTTTGAAAGGGGTATTTTAGATAAGAATGAAGAAGAAGTAACCTTCAGAAGAGATTTTGAAGATTAA
- a CDS encoding CHY zinc finger protein, with amino-acid sequence MKVKGTEVKGKIIDQHTRCAHYHSELDIIAIRFKCCDTYYPCYYCHEEEADHSIDKWNEEDLNEKAILCGTCGEELTISSYLKDPTKCHQCGTSFNPNCQLHHHLYFNID; translated from the coding sequence ATGAAGGTAAAAGGAACTGAAGTGAAAGGTAAGATAATTGATCAACATACAAGATGTGCTCATTATCATAGTGAACTTGATATCATCGCAATCAGGTTCAAATGTTGCGATACTTACTATCCATGCTACTATTGCCATGAAGAAGAAGCCGACCATTCAATCGATAAGTGGAATGAAGAAGATTTGAATGAAAAGGCCATATTATGTGGAACTTGCGGGGAAGAGTTGACTATCAGTTCGTATTTAAAAGATCCTACGAAGTGTCATCAGTGTGGTACCTCATTCAACCCGAATTGTCAGTTGCATCATCATTTGTATTTTAATATCGATTGA
- a CDS encoding glycerophosphodiester phosphodiesterase, producing MENNKIKKWNKIGLSTLTILGILYIVLNWLPLHSVEVKPFFDQEDPLVIAHQGGEHLAPSSTMEAFENAVELGVDVLETDLHISKDGYLVAIHDPTVDRTTDSSGLVAEMTLDELKSLDAGYYFKDEQEQFPFRDQDVQLITVEELFEAFPDMKFEFEIKDTNPYDRMEEISERLASLITEHQMKDQVLIASFDQEILDTFKEYAPGVALVGGRQEVTKFVVFHKFFVRNLYRPDVDAVQVPLEESGFDLTSENIIDGADRIDLQLHYWTINDQDQMRDLLEAGADGILTDRPDLLLEVIEELK from the coding sequence ATGGAGAATAATAAAATCAAAAAATGGAATAAGATTGGGTTATCCACCCTAACAATCTTGGGGATTTTATACATAGTGTTGAATTGGTTACCATTACATTCTGTCGAGGTTAAGCCTTTTTTCGATCAAGAGGATCCGTTAGTAATTGCTCATCAAGGAGGCGAGCATTTAGCGCCTTCGAGTACGATGGAAGCCTTTGAGAATGCAGTTGAATTAGGAGTTGATGTTCTAGAAACAGACCTCCATATTAGCAAAGATGGCTATTTAGTAGCTATCCATGACCCGACTGTTGATCGCACTACTGATAGTTCTGGTTTAGTGGCAGAGATGACATTAGATGAGTTGAAGTCATTAGACGCAGGTTATTATTTTAAGGATGAACAAGAACAATTCCCATTTAGGGACCAAGATGTTCAGCTGATAACTGTGGAAGAATTATTTGAAGCATTTCCCGATATGAAATTTGAGTTCGAAATAAAAGATACAAACCCTTATGATCGTATGGAGGAAATTTCTGAACGACTAGCATCGTTGATTACAGAACATCAAATGAAGGACCAAGTCTTAATAGCATCGTTCGACCAAGAAATATTAGATACCTTCAAAGAGTATGCACCTGGGGTGGCTTTAGTAGGTGGGCGCCAAGAAGTTACTAAATTCGTCGTTTTTCATAAGTTTTTTGTAAGGAATTTATACCGGCCCGATGTCGATGCAGTTCAAGTTCCTTTAGAGGAAAGTGGTTTTGACCTGACATCTGAAAATATAATAGATGGTGCTGATCGTATTGATCTTCAGCTGCATTATTGGACAATTAACGACCAGGATCAAATGAGAGACTTACTTGAAGCTGGTGCTGATGGAATATTGACGGACCGACCTGATCTTCTTTTAGAAGTAATAGAAGAATTAAAATAA
- a CDS encoding penicillin-binding transpeptidase domain-containing protein, giving the protein MKKILVLVLISILFVACSPEEEDEPEFANPYDKTEEYISLWEEQKFETMFEDHLTNRTLSDFSREDFVERYEHLYEVLEVDKLDISINNREELDQETLETMESYEIPIQISFETLAGPIDYQKHIDLEKVFPSTEDGGEPSPEDAIWKLEWDTSFILPNLQDEDEVRYRINEAQRGEIIDRNGNLLATNGEVFEVGVVLENFDESTLPELASILGVSEEYIQNKYNQSWVQDHYFVPIKKLMLEDESVVDDATSISGVTSQVSVGRVYPYGKVAGHLTGYVGPVSQEELEDLEGEGYDSDDVIGKRGLEQLYEDQLRGEEGAEIFLIKPDGAEETVVADDSTSGESIQITIDMGLQERLYNLVQEERGTAVSLNPTNGQVMSLLSFPAFDPNEFVLGMTSSRYQEISEDEGSPLINRFSSTYSPGSAMKLITSTIGFRTGKLDPDEMKTIESDKWQNNDSWGNYEVTRVSNPHSEINLERAITYSDNIYFAMLGVDIGADTFEEQMTELGFSESLPFEYPVTTSQISNDGELDNEVLLADTSYGQGQMLINFVHLSSLYGGIVNDGVLMSPTLLLDQESKVWMDEMITADQASLLQNNLRKVVTDGSATGVNLEGRSIAGKTGTAELKTSFEDTSGVQNGIFVSYDQENPEFVLSMVIEGVEDRGGSAHTVDLVKEFYESQNN; this is encoded by the coding sequence TTGAAGAAAATTTTAGTATTGGTTCTTATTTCAATATTGTTTGTTGCTTGTTCTCCTGAGGAGGAGGACGAACCAGAGTTTGCAAATCCATATGATAAAACCGAAGAGTATATTTCGCTTTGGGAAGAACAAAAATTTGAGACAATGTTTGAAGATCATTTAACAAATAGGACATTATCCGATTTTTCGCGTGAGGATTTTGTTGAAAGGTATGAACACCTCTATGAAGTCCTTGAAGTAGATAAGTTGGATATCTCTATTAATAATAGAGAAGAGTTGGATCAAGAAACGTTAGAAACGATGGAATCGTATGAAATCCCAATCCAAATTTCATTTGAAACTCTTGCAGGCCCAATTGACTATCAAAAACATATCGATTTGGAAAAAGTCTTTCCAAGTACTGAAGATGGAGGGGAACCTTCACCAGAAGATGCGATATGGAAGTTAGAATGGGATACTTCATTCATTTTACCTAACCTACAGGATGAAGATGAAGTGAGGTACAGAATTAATGAAGCACAACGCGGTGAAATTATAGACAGAAATGGGAACTTACTAGCGACTAACGGGGAAGTGTTTGAAGTTGGTGTCGTATTAGAAAACTTCGATGAGAGTACATTGCCTGAATTAGCTTCAATTTTGGGTGTTTCAGAGGAATACATTCAAAATAAGTACAACCAAAGCTGGGTTCAAGATCATTATTTCGTACCAATCAAAAAACTCATGCTGGAAGATGAATCTGTTGTAGATGATGCCACAAGTATTAGTGGGGTTACTTCACAGGTCTCAGTTGGTCGGGTCTATCCTTACGGTAAAGTTGCGGGTCATTTGACTGGCTATGTCGGCCCGGTTTCACAAGAAGAGTTGGAAGATTTAGAAGGAGAAGGGTATGATTCGGACGATGTTATTGGTAAGAGAGGACTAGAGCAACTCTACGAAGACCAATTAAGAGGGGAAGAGGGCGCTGAAATTTTCTTGATAAAGCCTGATGGGGCTGAAGAAACTGTAGTTGCAGACGATTCTACTTCTGGTGAATCTATACAAATCACCATTGATATGGGGTTACAAGAACGTCTCTATAACTTGGTACAAGAGGAAAGAGGTACAGCTGTTTCTTTGAATCCTACAAACGGTCAAGTGATGTCCTTACTTAGTTTTCCAGCTTTTGATCCTAATGAGTTCGTGCTTGGAATGACTAGTTCGAGATACCAAGAGATTTCAGAAGATGAAGGAAGCCCCTTGATCAATCGTTTTTCTTCTACTTATTCACCAGGATCAGCAATGAAATTGATTACATCAACAATTGGTTTCCGTACCGGTAAATTGGATCCGGATGAGATGAAAACAATCGAATCTGATAAATGGCAAAACAACGATTCATGGGGGAATTACGAAGTAACGAGAGTCAGTAACCCCCATTCAGAAATCAATTTAGAACGTGCCATCACTTACTCAGACAACATTTACTTTGCAATGTTAGGAGTAGATATTGGTGCAGATACCTTTGAGGAACAAATGACTGAATTAGGCTTCTCAGAATCGTTACCTTTTGAATACCCTGTTACGACATCTCAGATTTCAAATGATGGAGAGTTGGATAATGAAGTCTTATTAGCTGACACTTCATACGGTCAGGGACAAATGTTGATTAATTTTGTTCATTTATCATCTCTCTATGGTGGCATAGTAAACGACGGCGTTCTTATGAGTCCAACACTCTTACTCGACCAAGAGTCAAAAGTATGGATGGATGAAATGATTACAGCAGATCAAGCTTCCTTATTACAAAATAATTTGAGGAAGGTAGTAACTGATGGAAGTGCTACAGGTGTTAATTTAGAAGGAAGATCGATCGCAGGTAAAACAGGTACAGCGGAATTGAAAACAAGTTTTGAGGACACTTCAGGAGTCCAAAACGGAATTTTTGTTAGCTATGATCAGGAGAATCCAGAATTCGTTCTTTCAATGGTGATTGAAGGAGTTGAAGATCGCGGCGGAAGTGCACATACCGTGGATTTAGTCAAAGAGTTTTATGAGTCACAAAACAATTAA
- a CDS encoding TRAP transporter permease: MINNTHHIPRKPLEANDSEFEKPTGSLRLLIAFVLGIFTLYQIYSTIFLPPPPHIQRSLHLGFALFLIYLLIPVKFYHQQKFSLKASIVLLNIALAGLSVVVGIYWAIYYKELISKGIFLESLDLLIGGIAVLLVIEASRRIFGWTMVYVVTAFLIYAIIGDYLPGIFHHGGLNVDTLIRIMFFTTDGMLGLPIKVASTDIFLFFIFTAFLLKVGVGDYFIRLADTITSRTTGGEAKSAILSSMFMGTLSWSSTSNVIKSGSHSIPSMIKKGYKREFASSVEAAASTGSQIMPPVLGASAFIIVEWIGGVTLAEVFKASLIPSLLFFLSVFIIIHLQVKKMGVSDTGEHDAMGSMQLLKKSYVLAPLIVFFILLLLEQPIVEVMMISIFATIIVGFINDLVDHNRAFGLKEMVVACIDGARNALTVIIALAVVGIIVGITVQTGLANKLSNGISFITQDLTLLTLFITMVLSIILGMGMPAAAKYVLVAALAAPIITLTGEPSIGAHLFVFYFALYSDIMSPAALASYTSARISGATPTQTSIFASKIVLPALTIPYLFIIYPELLFIEPANPLSILWVLLTVIVGLTALCIGAVGYYKVEFSSKERLASIVIGLLLIYPHVISNVVGIGLLVFFIVYLKRKYSTMDITG; encoded by the coding sequence TTGATAAATAATACTCATCACATTCCAAGAAAACCGTTAGAAGCTAATGATTCAGAATTTGAAAAGCCTACAGGGTCCTTACGTTTATTAATCGCATTTGTTCTTGGAATTTTTACATTGTATCAAATTTATTCGACCATATTTTTACCGCCACCACCGCACATACAGCGTTCTCTTCATTTAGGGTTCGCTCTCTTTTTAATCTATTTATTGATACCGGTCAAATTTTATCATCAACAAAAATTCTCTTTAAAAGCTTCCATAGTGCTTTTAAACATAGCATTAGCTGGCCTTAGTGTCGTGGTGGGAATTTATTGGGCGATTTATTATAAAGAGTTGATCAGTAAAGGTATATTTTTAGAGTCTCTGGATTTGTTAATCGGAGGCATTGCAGTACTGCTGGTCATAGAAGCAAGTCGTAGAATTTTTGGGTGGACGATGGTTTATGTCGTAACGGCATTCTTGATCTATGCCATTATCGGTGATTACTTACCGGGTATTTTTCACCATGGTGGGCTCAATGTCGATACATTGATTAGGATCATGTTTTTTACAACTGATGGTATGTTGGGATTACCAATCAAGGTGGCATCCACCGATATATTTTTATTCTTTATTTTTACTGCGTTTCTTCTGAAAGTTGGAGTAGGCGATTATTTCATTCGTCTTGCAGATACAATCACAAGTAGAACTACTGGAGGAGAAGCGAAATCTGCTATCTTATCAAGTATGTTCATGGGTACGTTGAGTTGGAGCTCTACTTCCAATGTAATTAAGTCTGGATCTCATTCCATCCCGTCAATGATTAAGAAAGGCTATAAAAGAGAATTTGCAAGTTCTGTGGAAGCTGCTGCTTCTACGGGTTCTCAAATCATGCCACCTGTCCTCGGGGCAAGTGCATTCATAATTGTTGAATGGATAGGTGGGGTGACTCTGGCAGAAGTATTCAAAGCAAGTCTGATCCCATCCTTGTTATTCTTTTTAAGTGTCTTCATCATTATCCATCTCCAAGTTAAAAAAATGGGTGTAAGTGATACTGGAGAACATGACGCAATGGGTTCTATGCAGTTATTGAAAAAATCATATGTTTTAGCACCTTTAATAGTATTTTTCATACTACTCTTACTAGAACAACCTATAGTAGAAGTGATGATGATTTCTATTTTTGCTACTATAATAGTTGGTTTCATCAATGATTTGGTCGATCATAATCGTGCATTCGGTTTAAAGGAAATGGTCGTTGCATGCATTGACGGTGCTAGGAACGCATTGACTGTAATAATTGCGCTTGCTGTCGTAGGCATCATCGTAGGTATTACTGTACAAACTGGTTTAGCTAACAAGTTGAGTAATGGTATTTCTTTTATTACTCAAGATCTTACTTTACTCACCTTGTTCATTACGATGGTTCTTTCCATTATTTTAGGTATGGGGATGCCCGCTGCAGCTAAATACGTATTAGTCGCTGCTTTGGCAGCTCCCATTATTACTTTGACTGGGGAACCGAGTATTGGAGCACACTTATTTGTTTTCTACTTTGCTTTATATTCAGACATCATGTCCCCAGCTGCACTTGCATCATATACATCTGCGAGGATCTCAGGGGCGACACCGACCCAGACCAGTATATTTGCGTCAAAAATTGTACTACCGGCATTAACAATTCCTTATCTGTTCATTATTTATCCTGAATTATTATTCATAGAACCAGCGAATCCTTTATCAATTCTATGGGTATTACTGACAGTTATTGTCGGATTGACCGCATTATGTATCGGGGCAGTCGGTTATTATAAGGTTGAATTTAGTAGTAAAGAAAGACTTGCCTCTATCGTAATAGGATTATTATTAATTTACCCTCATGTAATTAGTAATGTTGTTGGTATTGGATTGCTAGTGTTTTTCATTGTTTATCTAAAGAGAAAATATAGTACAATGGATATAACTGGTTAA